One Cyanobacterium sp. T60_A2020_053 genomic window carries:
- the ureE gene encoding urease accessory protein UreE: MIILNKIIDQIPTEGINLTVALTADERQKPKQKLTKENVTIKLDLARGMVIQEGDILSDEMETFLVQITAQPEKVMTIISNDKLDLMKACYHLGNRHISLEINDRYLRFSADHVLQSMLMKLGLNVIEETAPFYPVTGADHHHSSLGFAEKLQS, translated from the coding sequence ATGATCATTTTAAATAAAATCATTGACCAGATACCAACTGAAGGCATTAATTTAACCGTTGCTTTAACTGCTGATGAACGACAAAAACCTAAGCAGAAATTAACTAAAGAAAATGTAACCATCAAACTAGATTTAGCAAGGGGAATGGTGATACAGGAAGGAGATATATTGAGCGATGAAATGGAAACTTTTTTAGTACAAATTACAGCTCAACCAGAAAAAGTAATGACAATAATTAGTAATGACAAGTTAGACTTAATGAAGGCTTGTTATCATCTCGGAAATCGACATATTAGCTTAGAAATTAATGATAGATATTTGCGTTTTTCGGCTGATCATGTTTTACAATCTATGTTAATGAAATTAGGTTTAAATGTAATAGAAGAAACAGCGCCTTTTTATCCGGTGACGGGCGCTGATCATCATCACTCCTCACTAGGGTTTGCTGAAAAATTGCAATCGTGA